In Chitinophaga oryzae, the sequence TGCATGACCTGATCTTTGAAAGGTACCCGCAACAATACAACCCTATCGACGTGCTTACCTATCGCCGTAAAGCCCGCTATGCCTGCGAAAAAGCAGACAAAGTGGTCGCCATCAGCGAACAGACGCGGCAGGACCTCATCACCTACTATCATACCGATCCGGATAAAATAGAAGTGGTATACCAAAGCTGCGACCCCGCTTTCGCCGTGCCGCACACCACCGCCGAAATACAGGACTTCCGCAGCCGCTACCAGCTGCCCGACCAGTATTTTTTATATGTTGGCTCGGTCATTGAAAGGAAAAACCTGTTGGGCATCGTAACGGCGATGAATACACTGAAAGGCGCCGTAAATGTTCCACTGGTGGTACTGGGCAACGGGAGCGGTTATAAGAAGAAAGTAAAGGAATACCTCGCGGCCAACGGCCTCTCACAGCAGGTGATATGGCTCAATGAACAGGAAAGGCTGCCCAACAGCGCCTTACCCCTGCTCTACCAGGGCGCCGCGGCCTTATTGTACCCTTCCCTGTTTGAAGGTTTTGGCATACCCATTCTGGAAGCGCTCTGGAGCGGTACGCCGGTGATCACCTCCCATGGCTCCTGTTTTGGGGAGACAGGGGGAGACGCTGCGCTGTATGTCGACCCGTTAAGCGCCACCGACATCGCCGGCGCCATGCGCCGCATACTGGCGGAATCTTCGCTGTCAGAAGACATGCGCCGCAAAGGATGGATACACGCCCGGCGCTTCACACCGGAACAATGCGCGGCGGATATGATGAAAGTGTATGTGGACCTGGAAAAATAAATGAACAGCCATGGATTTTGAACAAGATATTAATGCCGCCCTGCCGGTACTGCGCAATGGCGGACTCATTCTCTACCCCACAGATACCATCTGGGGCATCGGCTGCGACGCCACCAACGAAGCTGCCGTAAAAAAAGTTTATGAACTGAAACAACGCAGCGAAAGCAAAAGCCTCGTGATCCTGCTGCCCGATGTGCGCGACCTGCTGTATTATGTGTCTAACCCGCGGCCGGACATGGCGGAGGTGCTGGCCGGCTTCGACCGGCCGACGACAGTCATCTACGAAGGCGCCCTCGGCCTCGCGGCCAACGCCGTCAGCGACGACCAGACAGTAGCCATCCGCATCGTGCAGGATACCTTCTGCCGCCACCTGCTCAAACGCCTCCGGAAACCCCTGGTGTCCACCTCTGCCAATATCAGCGGTCAACCCAGCCCAGCCAGTTTCCGCGACGTGTCCCCCGCGATCGTGAACGGCGTGGACTATGTGGTAAAATACCGCCAGGAAGAAGCCGCTGCCGGCGTGGCTTCCAGGATTATCAGGATAGGAAAAGACGGATCGATAGCCATAATCCGGGATTAAACGGCATTATTTATTACATTTGCGCCCTGATTTCAGCGAAAGGAACAAAATTTTAATATGATCAGCAGCAAGCCATTAGACATTCCCTGCTCCCTGCAGGAACGGAAAGTGTTGGAGAAGATTGCGCTGGCAGCCCATGAACTACGGGTGCCGGCCTTTCTGATCGGAGGCTTCGTACGCGATAAAATACTGGGAAGAAGAACAAAAGACATGGATATCGTGTGCGTGGGAGACGGCATCACCCTGGCACACCAGGTGGCTGCTGCCCTGGGCGACAATATCCCCGTCAGCTTCTTTAAAACCTACGGCACCGCCCAGGTGAAATGGCATGAATTCGAAATCGAATTCGTAGGCGCCCGCAAAGAAAGCTACCGCCGGGAATCCAGAAACCCCGAAGTAGTGGCCGGCACCCTCGAAGATGACCAGAACCGCCGCGATTTTACCATCAACGCACTGGCGGTCAGCCTCCGGGAGGCCGACTACGGCACCCTTATCGACCCCTTCGGCGGAATGGCAGATCTGGATAAACAACTGATCCGCACCCCGCTGGAGCCGGCACAAACCTTCAGCGACGACCCCCTGCGCATGATGCGGGCCATCCGCTTTGCATCCCAGCTGCAGTTCACCATCGCCGATGACGCCTTTAAAGCCATCCAGGAAAATGCGGAACGTATCCGCATCATCACCCAGGAAAGGATCTCCGACGAATTCAATAAAATCATGCTCTCTCCCAAACCCTCCGTGGGGCTCGACCTGCTCTATAAAGCCGGTCTGCTTAAAATCATCTTCCCCCAGATGACAGACATGGTAGGCGTGGAGATGTATGAAGGGAAAGGACATAAAGATAATTTCTATCATACCCTGCAGGTAGTCGATAATATCTCCGTGCATACCCGCGACCTCTGGCTCCGCTGGGCTGCACTGCTGCATGATATCGGTAAGCCCGCCACCAAAAAATTTGAACCGGGCCACGGCTGGACCTTCCACGGTCACGATGCGGTGGGAGGGAAGATGGTGACCCGTATCTTCACCAAATTTAAATTACCCCTGCACGATAAAATGAAGCTGGTCAAAAAACTGGTGGAACTCCACCTGCGCCCGATCAGCCTCACGAAAGAGAATATAACGGACTCGGCTATCCGCAGGCTCCTGTTCGACGCCGGCGACGACATCGAATCACTCATGATGCTGTGCGAAGCCGATATCACCTCCAAAAACAAATCCAAGGTGAAACGTTATCTGGAGAATTTTGAACTGGTGCGCAAAAGGCTGAAGGAAGTGGAAGAAAGCGATCGTATCCGCAACTGGCAACCCCCCGTTACCGGCGAAATGATCATGGAGACCTTTGACCTGAAGCCCGGCCGCATAGTAGGTGACCTCAAAAACGCTATCCGGGAAGCTATCCTCGACGGCGAAATCGCAAACACCTACGAAGCCGCCTACGCTTTTATGCTGGAAAAAGCAAAAGCCCTGGACCTTACCCCAGTTAAATAAAATTGGTAATTTTACATAACCAGAATTAAGAAACGATTAATTGTTATCAGCGCCCTTGACCATGCGTTGGGAATTAATATATTTATCTAACTTATAACCAAATTGTCATGCCGGTTTTGAAATTCAGAGTATACTGGGAAGAAGATGAAAGTGTTTACAGAGACATTTCCATTAAGCCGAATCAGACTTTTTTAGCATTACATACGGCCATTTTGCAGGCTTTTGAATTTGATACCAAACATGGAGCCACCTTCTTCCGTAGCAATGATAACTGGCAACGCGGCCGGGAAATCATCCTGCAGGAAGATAAGCAACCCCGTAAAGTAGAGCCGCTGCTGATGGCGGAAACCACCATCGCCGCCGCGGTGAAAGCACCCAACCAAAAATTCATCTACCTCTACGACTTCGCCAAAAACTGGTCATTCCTCGTTGAACTGATCGGCGTCTCCAAAGATGAGAACGCCAAACTGACCTACCCGGTATGTGTACGCAAGGAAGGCCTGGCCCCCAGCCAGTACGGTACCAAAGGCCTGGTGGGCGATAAACTCGTGGAAATGGAAGAAAAATATGACCTTAACAAGGAAGGCATGGACGAAGAAGGCTTCGGTGAAGAAGGAGAAGAGGAAACCAACAACGACGGCGCTGATGATTTCGGCGGCGGCGGTGAAGATGAAAATAACTACTAGTAACTGATCTAACCTGAAAACAGTCATTATCATAGCAGGCCCCACGGCCTCCGGTAAAACGGCGCTGGCTATACGGTTGGCGCAGTTATACCGCACTTCGGTGATCTCTGCCGACTCCCGGCAGTGTTACCGGGAAATCAGCATCGGTACGGCTAAACCCACACCAGCGGAACTGGCAGCCGCCCCGCACTATTTCATCAACTCCCACTCCATCCGGGAAGAAGTGAATGCCGGTATCTACGAACAACTGGCCCTGCAATATGCCCGCGATATCTTCCGCGACAACGATGTGGCCATCATGTGCGGTGGTACCGGCCTGTATATCCGCGCTTTCTGCGAAGGAATAGACGATATGCCGGCCATCCCGCCGGGCATCCGGGAACAGCTCAACGTGCAATATGCGGAAAACGGCCTCGCCTGGCTCCAGGAACAACTGCAGCTGCGCGATCCGGCGTTTTATGCCACCGCGGAAACACAAAATCCGCAACGCCTCATCCGCGCACTGGAAGTCCTTGAGGCTACCGGAAGATCTATCACCACCTTCCGTACCGCTACCAAAGCGCAGCGGGACTTCCGTATTATCAAAACAGGCATTAATCTGCCGAAGGAACTGCTGCATGAAAACATCCACAAACGGGTAGACCTCATGATGGACGCCGGCCTGCTCGCAGAAGTGGAAAGTGTAAAAGCTTTCCGGCAACATAATGCCCTGCGTACTGTAGGCTACCAGGAGATATTTGACTACTTCGACGGCACGCTGTCCCTCGAAAAGGCAGTGGAAGACATTAAAACACATACCCGGCAATACGCCAAAAGACAACTGACCTGGTTCCGCAAAGACCCGGATTACCACTGGTTCGATCCCCGCTATCCGGAAGTGATCATCAGCTGGCTGCAACAACAATTGCAACAGCCCTCCTGATCACAAACATCAGGCTCATAAGCCTAAGCATAGGCATAAGCATAAGCATAAGTAAAAGTATAGGTATAGGTATAGGTATAGGTATAAGCATAAGCGCCTCCCCATCAAACACAATTCATTCGTAATCTTCGCATAAAAAAAAGCTGGCCGCATGGCCAGCTTTTTTTTATTAGATCATGCCCGGACATTACATCCCTCCGGGCGTTGTTTCGTTCGATTTAGCTTCACCGCTTCACTATTCACCACTTCATTCACTTCCCAAGTTCAAATCCTGTTGCCGAAACTTCAACATCCTCGCCTACTTTGGGCTTTGAACAACATTGTTGCCCAGGGTGTGAGCCCTGGGGGGAGGGGGAGGGGAAGGGGAAGGGGGGAATCAAATCCCTGAGATCAAATCCCCGAAAATCAAAATTTCAGCCCCAGTGTCAATACCACATTGCTTCTGTTGTAATCCAGGGTTGCGGCCGCAGGTGTTAATCCCTGGGTGGTGCTGGTATACAACCGGTAGCGGTCATTGCCTTGTGTGTAGCTGTAGGCCAGATCGGCATACAGGCCTTTGTTGCGGTAGCCGAAGCCGGCGCTGTACACTTTGCGGGAGGCGTCGGTGTTGGCGTTGTATTCGTCGTTGCTGTACGGGTTGCCATACCAGGCGAAGCCGGCTCTTACGGCGTAGAGGGTGGCGAATTTCAGTTCGGCGCCCACACGTACGTTGGAAACGGCTTTATAGATGGCGCTGATGTTTTGGTTCAGTGCTTTTTCGTCATCGCGGTAGTCGCTCATTTTGAATTTACCGGAGGACTGGTTCACGTACTCGTAATCGGCGGTGATGAAGCCCTGTGTATTGCTCACGTGGGTGATATCGCCGAAGAAGTAGGTGGCGCCGGCCATGGCGCGGAGCGGTGCTACGTAGTTATAGTCAAATTCCACGGGGTAACCGCCGGTCACATTGTCGGAATGGGCATATTGTTTCCCGAGGTAATTTTCCGTGTTAACGTCGATGTCGGCGGTATAGCTGTCGTGCATGCTGTAGTAGGTAGGCGTGTGGAAGGCGCCGCCCAGGCGGAAGCGGGGAGAGGCCTTGTACAATACGCCTATTTTAGCGCCGATACCGAGCCCAGTTCTTCTGAGGTACTGGCGGTAGTCGAAGTAACCGAAATCGTTGTTAGGCTGGTTGGCGCCGTTGTTGGTGGCGTCGTCTTCCATTACGGTGAAGTCTTCGCGGTAGTTTACATTAGGCACATTGATGCTACCGCCGATGTATAAACGGTTACCGTAGTTACCGGCTACGGCGAACGCAAATTCGTTGAGTCCTCCCCGTGTTTCGAGGATGCCGCGTTGCTGTATGGCGGTGAGGCCGCCGGTAGGGCGGGTAGGGGATGCGTTGCTCATCGGGTCTACCACGCCGTCGGGGTGACGGAAGCGGTCTATCAGGCCGGCGCGGTAGCCGATGCTGCCGCCCAGCGGGTAGTCGTTGACGATACCGGCAGAGTCGGCGTACCACATCTGGTCTACCCAGGTATCTGAGAAAGATGATTTGTCGTTGTAGCCGGCCACCACTATTTTATTGTTATAGTTGGCCAGGCGGGTGTAGCCCAGCGAGAAGCTTACGTTGTTCCAGGCTTTGTCGCCGGTGCCTTTGTTGGAGGCGAAGATCACGCCGATGCTGGGTATCTGGAAATTGGTCTTGTTGCCTTTGTTGTCCAGCTGCCCGTTGCCCAGGTAGGTGGAATTGTTGTTGGTAAGGCCTAATCCTGCTGAGATGAACACTTCGCCGGTCTTGAACATGCCGATGCCGGCAGGGTTAGTGTGTGCTGAGGAGTAGTCGCCGCCCAGGCCGATGCCTGCTCCACCCAGTGATTGTGCTCTTGCTGTCCCGAATGGTTGATTGGGGGAGTAAAGCAAAGCGTCATTCGAGCTCTGCGCCATTGCGGTAACGGATAAAAAGAGTCCTCCTAAAAGAGGGTAAATTCTTTTAATCATAATTCTATATACTTAAAAATTGAGATGTATTGGCAGAATGTCTGGTGAATAACGTGCTGCGACAGATATAACGTTCACAAACAGGAAAACTTATGTCCTATAAAAAGATAAGCGTAGTTTTTTTGCTACGCTTATCCTGAATTCGTTTGTTAGTGATTAACGTCCGCCTCTTGCAGGACGGCTGTAGCCTCCGCCACCGCCGCTGCTTCCGCCGCTACGTACGCCACCGCCGCCGCTGGGAGGGGAGTAGCTCGGTGCAGGTGTGGAAGGACGGGAATATTCCACTCTGGAAGGACGGGAATAGCCGCCGTTGTTATTATTGTAGTTGCCGCCGTTGTTATAGGAAGGACGGGAAATAACGGGTCTTTCTGAGCTGGACTGCTGGAACACACGACGGGGACGGTCAGTGTTGGACGGTATATAGTTACCGTTGCCGCCACCATTTGCCGGTGCTACCGCGCCTCTCGCCGGACGGTAGTAACCACCGCCGCCGGTGTTGCCGCCGCTGTTATTGGTATAATTGGCTGTACGAACACGTTCGTTGCCGTTTCTAACCGGTCCGTAGGAGTTGGCCGGACGACGGGTGAAATAACCACCACCGTAGTGGCCGCCGCCATAATAACCGCCACCATAGTAACCACCTGCGTAGTACGGATAGTAGTGGCCATAGTAACCGCCATAATAAGGCCAGTAAGAACCATAGTAAGGATAACCACCCCAGCCAAAGCCTAAGCCATAGCTCCAGGGACGGTAAAATCCGCCGCCCCATCCAAAGCCCAGGGTCATGGACGGACCCCAGAGGCTGCTGTAACCGAAGCTGCTGTATGGGCCGTAGCCGTAACCAGCGCCCCAGCCGCCCATGTACAGGTTGCTCGCTGCATTGTAACCATCCCAGTAACCGCCGTTGTAAGTGTTGGCGTTGCTGCCGAAACGGTTGATACGGCGCTGATAATCACCCTGATCATCATCGTAGGTCACGTAAGTGCCACCGTCATCGGGCGCATCCGTATACCTGCCATTCTCATCCTGTACAGAATTTCCGTCAGAACCGTTGTTGGAAGCATAGGTGCGCTGTTGCTGGCGCGGAGAATAATATACATCGTCCGGTGTCTGGGCCGTCTTATATGTACTGGAGCAGGCGCCCAGAGCGAACGTACCAGCAGCCAGTGCAATGTATAGTATAGGTTTCATTTGAAATATATTTTTAGCGTGATTTATATAGTAAATTTACACTTTTATAACGGATTTTAAGGGAACAAAGTTACAATAACAGAACGGGTTATTTTATTTTGGCCGGACTATTTGCACCTTTATGATTTTCATGTAGGTTTGTAACATTTTCTTTTTAAATATTTGTGACAAAAACTAAGCCAGTTTGAGGCTGTTTTCCGGCTGACGGGAAGATAATTTTTGCTAGACAAATTCAATAATTTTTAACTAAAAGACAAAGGTATATAAATTAGTATTTTTATTTATGAGTAAAGAGATCACAGCCCGTTCGGAAGATTATTCGAAATGGTACAATGACCTGGTGGTGAAAGGCGGTCTGGCAGACTACTCTGCCGTTAGAGGCTGTATGGTGATCAAACCATATGGTTATGCGCTCTGGGAAGCCATGCGCGACGTCCTGGACAGTAAATTTAAGGAAACCGGTCACCAGAACGCTTATTTTCCGCTGTTTATCCCCAAAAGCTTCCTCAGCAAAGAAGCCGCCCACGTGGAAGGCTTCGCTAAAGAATGCGCCGTTGTAACCCACTACCGCCTGAAAAACGACCCCAACGGCGGCGGGGTAGTGGTAGACCCGGAAGCCAAACTGGAAGAAGAGCTGATCGTTCGACCCACTTCGGAAACCATCATCTGGAACACCTATAAGGACTGGATCCAATCTTACCGCGACCTGCCCCTGCTGATCAACCAGTGGGCCAACGTGGTACGCTGGGAGATGCGCACCCGCCTTTTCCTCCGCACGGCCGAATTCCTCTGGCAGGAAGGCCATACCGCCCACGCCACAGCAGAAGAAGCCATCGCGGAAACAGAACAGATGCTGCACATATACGCTGAATTCGCCGAACAATATATGGCGGTACCGGTGATCCGCGGCGTTAAAACCGCCAGCGAAAGATTCGCCGGAGCAGTAAACACCTACTGCGTGGAAGCCCTCATGCAGGACGGTAAAGCCCTGCAGGCCGGTACCTCCCACTTCCTCGGCCAGAACTTCGCGAAAGCATTCGATGTACAGTTCTCCAACAAAGAAAATAAACTGGACTACGTATGGGCCACCTCCTGGGGCGTATCTACCCGCCTGATCGGAGGCCTCATCATGGTGCACAGCGATGACCAGGGCCTCGTACTGCCCCCCCGCATCGCTCCGCTGCAGGTGGTGATCGTACCTATCTATAAAGGCGCCGACCAGAAAACTGCCCTCGATGAAAAAGTAAACGGCATCGTGGCTGAACTGAAAAAAGCCGGCATCCGCGTGAAATACGACGACTCCGACAACAACCGCCCGGGCTGGAAATTCGCCGAATATGAAATGAAAGGCGTTCCCGTTCGTATAGCCATCGGCGCAAGAGACCTCGAAAACAACGTGGCCGAGGTCGCCCGCCGCGATACAAAAGAGAAAATGAGCCTCTCCCTCGACGGACTGGCAGGCCGCATCGGCGAACTGCTGGAAGAAATTCAGCAGCACCTCTTCACCAAAGCCAAAACCTACCGCGATGAACATATCACCCGTGTAGATAACTTCGAGGAATTCCAGAAAGTACTGGACGAAAAAACTGGCTTCGTGTCCGCCCACTGGGACGGTACCGCCGAAACGGAAGAGAAAATCAAAGAACTGACAAAAGCAACCATCCGTTGTATACCACTGGACAACCCCCAGGAAGCAGGTACCTGCGTCCTCACAGGTAAACCGTCCAAAGAACGGGTGTTGTTTGCCAGAGCATACTAAAATCAATTGCGAATTACGGATTACGGATTACGAATGAAAAAGCCATTTGTAATTCGTAGTTCGTAATTTGTAGTTAAAGGAATTACCAATGACCATCCGCTAACGCCCCCCTCGGCATAGCAGTCTTCATTCGTAATTCGTAATTCGTAATTCGTAATTCATCATTGATGTCCATTACCCGTTTCATACTGTTATGGTGGCTGGTCATCTTTTGCACAGGTTACAACGCATGGGCCCAGGGCCTGATGATCCGCAACTACAATGTAAAAGATGGGTTGGCTAATGCTACTGTATACGCCGCCGTACAGGATAAAGACGGATTCATCTGGTTTGCTACACCCACCGGTGTCAGTAAGTTCGACGGTAAACGTTTTCGTAACTACGCCAAAAAAGACGGCCTCACCGACAACGACGTTGTCAAGCTCGCCGCTGACAGTAAAGGAAGACTATGGTTCTTTACGCTCAACGGTAAACTCTCTTTTTACGATCATACCTATATCCACAACGAAGACAACGACTCCTCCCTGAAATTCAACAGCCGCAGCCACTATATGCAATATGCCTTCGAGGCAGACGCCGGCTTCGTGTATTTCTTCAATTCCAATAACCGCATCGTTACCTATAACGGTAAAAAAACAGAATACGACAAACGGGACATAGAAACCAATTTCCTGTACCTGCTGCGCAACGGCCGCGTATACCGCCCGCTGCAAAAAGCCTTTCATGTAAATTCCCTCCACGATCCCACCAATCCCCAACAGGAGATATCCTCCGTATGCCCGTACCCTTTTGACAGCGAAAATGCTGACACGGTAAAAAACGGACCGATCCTGATGGTCCGCAATATCCTGTACGCCTATACGCCCCAGAAAATCAGCTGCTTTTTTAACGGGGCCGACTGGGGCATCAAAGACGAAATCAGTAACCTGTGTATCGATAACGATAACCTCTGGATCGGTACCCAGCGCGCATTGTATTATATCAAAGGTTTTTTTAAGGGAGATAAAAAGATCACCAAACTGCTGGATAACCATAACATTACCTCCCTGCTGAAGGACCGCGACGGTAACATCTGGATCACCACCTTCGGCGACGGCGTATATAATATCCCCTATAAAAATTTCTACTTCAGCTACCTGGATAATACCAACGGACTGTATTCCCACTCCATCTTCAGCATCAGCAAAGACAAAAAAAATGACCTGCTCCTGATCGGACAAAATGCAGGCATCCTCAATACCATGAGCGTTAACGGCGTCATCCGGCAGTTCACCCTGGACACCGCCAGCGGCCGCAACAGCCTCCTCGCCATCCTGCCCTACAGGGAAAATGAAGCCCTGATCGGAACAGACAACGGACTGCTCTTGTTTAATACCGCTACACAGAAGTATTCACAGCTCAAAGCAGTGAAAATGCTGAAAGACGTGGATATCTCCCCCGCAGGAAAAATCAGGATAGCAGCCAAAAACCAGGTCATCGCACTGGATGACTATGAAATCACGGAACTCGACATGATCGTGACGTCCATCGCCAGTGTCAACGATTCCCTGTATTTCGTCGGCGCCAACAACGGACTCTACACCTGCACGGACGGCACCCGCAGGCTGAAACCGTCTACTAACGACTCACTGCGCACGCTCAGCATCAAAGACCTCAAATGGATCAACGGCTACCTGTGGATCGGCACCAGCGATCAGGGCATCTACGTTGTACATGGCGATACGGTGGTCAAACACCTGTCATCCGCCAATAACCTGGCCAGCGACATCTGCCAGCAACTGTATTACGACGGGTATCAGAACCTGTACGTGGCCACCAACAAAGGCGTTTCGGTGATTAATGTAAAAGAACAGCACATCACCCGCAATATCACCTCCAACGATGGCCTCATGTCCGACGACATCCGCGGGGTATATGCCGACGACGGCATCCTGTACATCGCGACCTCCAACGGCCTCTGCTACTTTAAAGGCGATCACCTGCCGGTGGATACCGTACCCCCCGTGATCTACCTCAGCAATATCCGGTATGGCGACAGTACTTACCTGCCAGGAGACAACTTCGTACATCTGTATAAAAGGAAAGCCTCCTTCGAAGCAGAGTTCGGCACCATCGTGTTCGACCTGCCCGAACTGGTGGAATACCAATATAATTTTTCAGGAGACACCACCAGCGGATGGGTCACCACCATGTCCAACATTATCCCGTTCCCCGACCTGCAGCCTGGCAACTATAAACTGATGGTCAGGGCCCGCAAATACAAAAGCGACTGGTCCAAACCCCTCAACCTGAACGTAAACATACTGCCGCAATGGTACCAGCAATGGTGGGCCCGCGGCATCCTCCTGCTGGCCGGACTGCTGGTGATCCTGGTTGTGCTGCGTTTTATTGTGAAAAGGATCAAACAGGCGGAAAAAAGAAAAACGGAGTACAACCGCCGTATCGCGGAACTGGAGGCCAAAGCGCTCACCAATCAGATGAATCCCCATTTCATCTTCAATTCGCTGAACTCGGTGCAGCACCTCATCCTGGAGAAAGAGGAAAAGCAGGCGCTCAACTTCCTGGCGGATTTCGCCACGCTGATGCGCCAGATGCTCAATAACTCCCGGAAATCCTATATTTCGCTGGAAGAGGAGATCGCTTTCCTGACCCGCTACCTGGAGCTGGAAAAAATCCGGTTTGCGCACTCCTTTACCTACCACTTCATCATGGAAAACACGTTAAAAGACTATACCATATATATTCCGCCCATGATTA encodes:
- a CDS encoding glycosyltransferase family 4 protein; the encoded protein is MKIGFDAKRAFQNDTGLGNYSRTLISSLAAGFPEHQYFLFAPKQTDMYNAPGIPVILPGKAWHRWFKSAWRSRYVVKDLQRYGIDLYHGLSHEIPFGIPGSGVKSVVTMHDLIFERYPQQYNPIDVLTYRRKARYACEKADKVVAISEQTRQDLITYYHTDPDKIEVVYQSCDPAFAVPHTTAEIQDFRSRYQLPDQYFLYVGSVIERKNLLGIVTAMNTLKGAVNVPLVVLGNGSGYKKKVKEYLAANGLSQQVIWLNEQERLPNSALPLLYQGAAALLYPSLFEGFGIPILEALWSGTPVITSHGSCFGETGGDAALYVDPLSATDIAGAMRRILAESSLSEDMRRKGWIHARRFTPEQCAADMMKVYVDLEK
- a CDS encoding L-threonylcarbamoyladenylate synthase is translated as MDFEQDINAALPVLRNGGLILYPTDTIWGIGCDATNEAAVKKVYELKQRSESKSLVILLPDVRDLLYYVSNPRPDMAEVLAGFDRPTTVIYEGALGLAANAVSDDQTVAIRIVQDTFCRHLLKRLRKPLVSTSANISGQPSPASFRDVSPAIVNGVDYVVKYRQEEAAAGVASRIIRIGKDGSIAIIRD
- a CDS encoding CCA tRNA nucleotidyltransferase, coding for MISSKPLDIPCSLQERKVLEKIALAAHELRVPAFLIGGFVRDKILGRRTKDMDIVCVGDGITLAHQVAAALGDNIPVSFFKTYGTAQVKWHEFEIEFVGARKESYRRESRNPEVVAGTLEDDQNRRDFTINALAVSLREADYGTLIDPFGGMADLDKQLIRTPLEPAQTFSDDPLRMMRAIRFASQLQFTIADDAFKAIQENAERIRIITQERISDEFNKIMLSPKPSVGLDLLYKAGLLKIIFPQMTDMVGVEMYEGKGHKDNFYHTLQVVDNISVHTRDLWLRWAALLHDIGKPATKKFEPGHGWTFHGHDAVGGKMVTRIFTKFKLPLHDKMKLVKKLVELHLRPISLTKENITDSAIRRLLFDAGDDIESLMMLCEADITSKNKSKVKRYLENFELVRKRLKEVEESDRIRNWQPPVTGEMIMETFDLKPGRIVGDLKNAIREAILDGEIANTYEAAYAFMLEKAKALDLTPVK
- a CDS encoding plasmid pRiA4b ORF-3 family protein, which codes for MPVLKFRVYWEEDESVYRDISIKPNQTFLALHTAILQAFEFDTKHGATFFRSNDNWQRGREIILQEDKQPRKVEPLLMAETTIAAAVKAPNQKFIYLYDFAKNWSFLVELIGVSKDENAKLTYPVCVRKEGLAPSQYGTKGLVGDKLVEMEEKYDLNKEGMDEEGFGEEGEEETNNDGADDFGGGGEDENNY
- the miaA gene encoding tRNA (adenosine(37)-N6)-dimethylallyltransferase MiaA; the encoded protein is MAQLYRTSVISADSRQCYREISIGTAKPTPAELAAAPHYFINSHSIREEVNAGIYEQLALQYARDIFRDNDVAIMCGGTGLYIRAFCEGIDDMPAIPPGIREQLNVQYAENGLAWLQEQLQLRDPAFYATAETQNPQRLIRALEVLEATGRSITTFRTATKAQRDFRIIKTGINLPKELLHENIHKRVDLMMDAGLLAEVESVKAFRQHNALRTVGYQEIFDYFDGTLSLEKAVEDIKTHTRQYAKRQLTWFRKDPDYHWFDPRYPEVIISWLQQQLQQPS
- a CDS encoding OmpP1/FadL family transporter, translating into MAQSSNDALLYSPNQPFGTARAQSLGGAGIGLGGDYSSAHTNPAGIGMFKTGEVFISAGLGLTNNNSTYLGNGQLDNKGNKTNFQIPSIGVIFASNKGTGDKAWNNVSFSLGYTRLANYNNKIVVAGYNDKSSFSDTWVDQMWYADSAGIVNDYPLGGSIGYRAGLIDRFRHPDGVVDPMSNASPTRPTGGLTAIQQRGILETRGGLNEFAFAVAGNYGNRLYIGGSINVPNVNYREDFTVMEDDATNNGANQPNNDFGYFDYRQYLRRTGLGIGAKIGVLYKASPRFRLGGAFHTPTYYSMHDSYTADIDVNTENYLGKQYAHSDNVTGGYPVEFDYNYVAPLRAMAGATYFFGDITHVSNTQGFITADYEYVNQSSGKFKMSDYRDDEKALNQNISAIYKAVSNVRVGAELKFATLYAVRAGFAWYGNPYSNDEYNANTDASRKVYSAGFGYRNKGLYADLAYSYTQGNDRYRLYTSTTQGLTPAAATLDYNRSNVVLTLGLKF
- the proS gene encoding proline--tRNA ligase — protein: MSKEITARSEDYSKWYNDLVVKGGLADYSAVRGCMVIKPYGYALWEAMRDVLDSKFKETGHQNAYFPLFIPKSFLSKEAAHVEGFAKECAVVTHYRLKNDPNGGGVVVDPEAKLEEELIVRPTSETIIWNTYKDWIQSYRDLPLLINQWANVVRWEMRTRLFLRTAEFLWQEGHTAHATAEEAIAETEQMLHIYAEFAEQYMAVPVIRGVKTASERFAGAVNTYCVEALMQDGKALQAGTSHFLGQNFAKAFDVQFSNKENKLDYVWATSWGVSTRLIGGLIMVHSDDQGLVLPPRIAPLQVVIVPIYKGADQKTALDEKVNGIVAELKKAGIRVKYDDSDNNRPGWKFAEYEMKGVPVRIAIGARDLENNVAEVARRDTKEKMSLSLDGLAGRIGELLEEIQQHLFTKAKTYRDEHITRVDNFEEFQKVLDEKTGFVSAHWDGTAETEEKIKELTKATIRCIPLDNPQEAGTCVLTGKPSKERVLFARAY